From Triticum aestivum cultivar Chinese Spring chromosome 4A, IWGSC CS RefSeq v2.1, whole genome shotgun sequence, a single genomic window includes:
- the LOC543327 gene encoding gibberellin 20 oxidase 1-A, whose product MVRPVFDAAVLSGRSDIPSQFIWPEGESPTPDAAEELHVPLINIGGMLSGDAAAAAEVTRLVGEACERHGFFQVVNHGIDAELLADAHRCVDNFFTMPLPEKQRALRRPGESCGYASSFTGRFASKLPWKETLSFRSCPSDPALVVDYIVATLGEDHRRLGEVYARYCSEMSRLSLEIMEVLGESLGVGRAHYRRFFEGNDSIMRLNYYPPCQRPLETLGTGPHCDPTSLTILHQDNVGGLQVHTEGRWRSIRPRADAFVVNIGDTFMALSNGRYKSCLHRAVVNSRVPRKSLAFFLCPEMDKVVAPPGTLVDASNPRAYPDFTWRSLLDFTQKHYRADMKTLEVFSSWIVQQQQGQLALQPAMT is encoded by the exons ATGGTGCGGCCGGTGTTCGACGCGGCGGTGCTGAGCGGGCGGTCGGACATCCCCTCGCAGTTCATCTGGCCCGAGGGCGAGAGCCCGACCCCGGACGCCGCCGAGGAGCTGCACGTGCCCCTCATCAACATCGGCGGCATGCTCTCCGGCGACGCCGCTGCGGCGGCCGAGGTGACGCGCCTCGTGGGCGAGGCCTGCGAGCGGCACGGCTTCTTCCAGGTCGTCAACCACGGCATCGACGCCGAGCTGCTGGCGGACGCGCACCGCTGCGTGGACAACTTCTTCACCATGCCCCTCCCGGAGAAGCAGCGCGCCCTGCGCCGCCCCGGCGAGTCCTGCGGCTACGCCAGCAGCTTCACCGGCCGGTTCGCCTCCAAGCTGCCGTGGAAGGAGACCCTCTCCTTCCGGTCCTGCCCGTCCGACCCCGCCCTCGTCGTCGACTACATCGTCGCCACCCTCGGCGAGGACCACCGCCGCCTCGG GGAGGTGTACGCGCGCTACTGCTCGGAGATGAGCCGTCTGTCGCTGGAGATCATGGAGGTGCTCGGGGAGAGCCTCGGGGTCGGCCGTGCCCACTACCGGCGCTTCTTCGAGGGCAACGACTCCATCATGCGCCTCAACTACTACCCGCCGTGCCAGCGGCCGTTGGAGACGCTGGGCACGGGCCCGCATTGCGACCCGACGTCGCTGACCATCCTCCACCAGGACAACGTCGGCGGCCTGCAGGTGCACACGGAGGGCCGGTGGCGGTCCATCCGACCCCGCGCCGACGCCTTCGTCGTCAACATCGGCGACACCTTCATGGCGCTCTCGAACGGGAGGTACAAGAGCTGCCTCCACCGCGCAGTCGTGAACAGCAGGGTCCCCAGGAAGTCGCTGGCCTTCTTCCTCTGCCCGGAGATGGACAAGGTGGTGGCGCCGCCGGGGACGCTGGTGGACGCCTCCAACCCGCGCGCCTACCCGGACTTCACGTGGCGGTCGCTGCTGGACTTCACGCAGAAGCACTACCGGGCGGACATGAAGACCCTCGAGGTCTTCTCCTCGTGGATCGTCCAGCAGCAGCAGGGCCAGCTCGCCCTCCAGCCAGCCATGACATGA